A stretch of the bacterium genome encodes the following:
- a CDS encoding hydantoinase B/oxoprolinase family protein, which translates to MSTAFDPIALEIMWSRLVNISEECWITIWRTAFSTIIGEAQDFGCELFDANAESIAHSPRSMPAFNLTLPLAVQHVLRAFPKETLADGDVLVTNDPWMCAGHLYDLAVVTPVFRRGGLVGIVGSIGHCSDIGGTRDSLHVREVYDEGLQIPPLRLYRRGALNEDLVAMIQANVRRPEMVLGDIQAQVTSNQVGATRLVAFMDEYGLDSLTRLASEVQSRAEGAMRDAIRAVPEGTYHSEVGFDGIDEPLRLPCAVTVRGDEITVDWTGAPPQLPRGGINCTYHYTAAHTTYVLKSILTPEIRSNAGCYRPFHVIAPEGSILNCRYPASVNERTHTGWYLGPAVFMALAPVLPDRVQAFTGLPIGMRAYGVDRDGRVFNDHLFQGGGQGGSAHGDGKSALLYPTSAANVSAEMYESRAPLLVECKELIPDSGGAGRFRGGLGQRVRMRLLEPSAQPVLVEFRPHGRLVATPGLRGGLAGALARAYLLERSDGGDGVQERGDAGVVEIHTPGQRATIEIAGGSGYGVPTDRPLDAVQADLNEGYITPRGAAAYGVAVDARGRARRPEATRTRR; encoded by the coding sequence GTGAGCACGGCCTTCGACCCGATCGCGCTCGAGATCATGTGGAGCCGGCTCGTCAACATCTCCGAGGAGTGCTGGATCACGATCTGGCGCACCGCGTTCAGCACGATCATCGGGGAGGCGCAGGATTTCGGATGCGAGTTGTTCGACGCGAACGCCGAATCGATCGCGCACTCGCCGCGCTCGATGCCCGCGTTCAATCTGACCCTGCCGCTCGCGGTGCAGCACGTGCTCCGCGCGTTCCCGAAGGAGACGCTCGCGGACGGCGACGTGCTCGTGACCAACGACCCCTGGATGTGCGCGGGCCACCTCTACGACCTCGCGGTCGTGACGCCCGTGTTTCGGCGGGGCGGGCTCGTCGGCATCGTGGGCTCAATCGGCCACTGTTCCGACATCGGCGGCACCCGCGATTCGCTCCACGTGCGCGAGGTGTACGACGAGGGGCTGCAGATTCCGCCGCTCCGGCTCTACCGCCGCGGCGCGCTGAACGAAGATCTGGTCGCGATGATCCAGGCCAACGTGCGACGGCCGGAGATGGTGCTCGGCGACATCCAAGCCCAGGTGACCAGCAACCAGGTCGGCGCCACCCGCCTGGTCGCGTTCATGGACGAGTACGGCTTGGACTCCCTCACGCGGCTGGCGAGCGAGGTCCAGTCGCGCGCGGAGGGCGCGATGCGCGACGCGATCCGGGCCGTCCCCGAGGGCACGTATCACAGCGAGGTCGGGTTCGACGGCATCGACGAACCGCTCCGCCTGCCGTGCGCGGTGACCGTTCGCGGCGACGAGATCACCGTGGACTGGACCGGCGCACCGCCGCAGCTGCCGCGCGGCGGGATCAACTGCACGTATCACTACACGGCGGCGCACACCACCTACGTGCTGAAGTCGATTCTGACGCCGGAGATCCGGTCCAACGCGGGCTGCTACCGGCCCTTCCACGTCATCGCGCCGGAAGGGTCGATCCTCAACTGCCGCTACCCGGCGTCGGTCAACGAACGGACGCACACGGGCTGGTACCTCGGTCCCGCCGTGTTCATGGCGCTGGCCCCGGTTCTGCCCGACCGCGTGCAGGCGTTCACGGGGCTGCCGATCGGCATGCGCGCCTACGGCGTCGACCGGGACGGCCGCGTCTTCAACGACCACCTGTTCCAGGGCGGCGGACAGGGCGGCAGCGCGCACGGCGACGGCAAGTCCGCGCTGCTGTATCCGACGTCCGCCGCCAACGTGTCTGCCGAGATGTACGAGAGCCGCGCACCGTTGCTCGTCGAGTGCAAGGAGCTGATCCCGGACTCGGGGGGAGCCGGCCGCTTTCGCGGCGGACTCGGCCAGCGCGTCCGCATGCGCCTGCTCGAACCGAGCGCGCAGCCGGTGCTCGTGGAGTTCCGCCCGCACGGTCGGCTCGTCGCGACGCCGGGGCTCCGCGGCGGACTCGCCGGAGCGCTCGCGCGGGCGTACCTGCTCGAGCGCTCCGACGGTGGAGACGGCGTCCAAGAGCGCGGCGACGCCGGCGTCGTCGAGATCCACACGCCGGGGCAGCGGGCCACGATCGAGATCGCCGGCGGGAGCGGTTACGGCGTCCCGACCGACCGCCCGCTCGACGCGGTCCAAGCCGATCTTAACGAAGGGTACATCACGCCTCGGGGCGCCGCCGCGTACGGGGTCGCCGTGGATGCACGGGGCCGGGCGCGGCGTCCCGAGGCCACGCGGACCCGCCGGTAG
- a CDS encoding S9 family peptidase, with product MPDSPRPLTPDDIGKIVTMSDAQLSPDGRLVAYTRTETDLERDEYRSAIWMVPVGGGDHVRVTRSAGRDSTPRWSPDGRWIAFLSDRDGRPAQLYLLPVAGGEPSRLTSLPGGAGAAVWAPDGSRIAFCARVAEDAPPADREARDRWAQRPRVVTRAQYKTDGAGYTFDSVSHVFVAVVDDGSVSQRTVVDAEHLTPAWSPDGRHLAFARARTGTTDYSLFDLWVMDADGHNARHLSDAVGRVVAPSWSPDGRLIAFYGHDEQDPGLGDAMVRVWVVPAAGGPARAITATHHRAVALARPPEATTPPRWSPDGRTVTVPIADAGNVHVTRVSVADGAARLVVGGERQVQGFSAAAGRIAFCATEWHVPGDAYASREDGSEERRLTRANADWRSEVALPRVERRAFASPHGGELDGWVVHPIGGRGPAPLLVEIHGGPHSYHGNAFPLGSLHAFVLAMHGWAVLELNPTGSGSYDKAFAHGIRGRWGEHDLPEQLAAVDALVAAGIADPARLAVSGYSYGGFMTAWTITHTDRFKSAVVGAPVVNFESFHGTSDIGLWFGPWELRGDLVGHRETYRRLSPINYVQRVVTPTLIVHGEADDRCPIGQGEELYAGLLAAGRTPAEFIRYPGQSHAFRGSGRPSHRVDVVSRVVEWVERYTTEAR from the coding sequence GTGCCTGATTCCCCGCGTCCCCTCACGCCCGACGACATCGGGAAGATCGTGACCATGTCCGACGCGCAGCTCTCGCCAGACGGCCGTCTCGTTGCGTATACGCGTACCGAGACGGATCTCGAGCGGGACGAGTACCGTTCCGCGATTTGGATGGTGCCGGTCGGCGGGGGTGATCACGTTCGGGTCACCCGGAGCGCCGGTCGGGATTCAACGCCGCGCTGGTCGCCCGACGGCCGCTGGATTGCGTTTCTGTCCGATCGCGACGGGCGTCCCGCTCAACTCTACCTGCTCCCCGTCGCGGGCGGCGAGCCCTCCCGGCTGACCTCGCTGCCCGGCGGTGCCGGCGCGGCGGTGTGGGCGCCCGACGGCTCGCGGATCGCATTCTGCGCACGGGTCGCCGAGGACGCTCCGCCCGCCGATCGCGAGGCCCGGGACCGGTGGGCGCAGCGGCCGCGGGTCGTGACCCGCGCACAATACAAGACGGACGGGGCGGGGTACACGTTCGACAGCGTGTCCCACGTCTTTGTCGCGGTGGTGGACGACGGTAGCGTCTCCCAGCGCACCGTCGTGGATGCGGAGCATCTCACGCCCGCGTGGTCGCCCGACGGGCGTCACCTCGCTTTCGCCCGCGCGCGCACCGGGACGACCGACTACAGCCTGTTCGACCTTTGGGTGATGGACGCCGACGGCCACAACGCCCGTCATCTCTCGGACGCGGTGGGCCGGGTGGTCGCCCCCTCCTGGTCCCCCGACGGCCGGCTCATCGCGTTCTACGGCCATGACGAGCAAGACCCCGGGCTCGGCGACGCCATGGTGCGCGTCTGGGTGGTGCCGGCGGCGGGCGGGCCCGCCCGCGCGATCACCGCGACGCATCACCGCGCGGTGGCGCTGGCGCGGCCGCCCGAGGCGACCACGCCTCCCAGGTGGTCGCCGGATGGCCGCACCGTGACGGTGCCGATCGCCGACGCCGGGAACGTGCACGTGACGCGGGTGTCGGTCGCAGACGGCGCGGCGCGGCTCGTCGTCGGCGGGGAGCGTCAAGTGCAGGGGTTTTCCGCGGCGGCGGGCCGGATCGCGTTCTGCGCCACGGAGTGGCACGTGCCGGGGGACGCGTACGCGAGTCGGGAGGACGGTTCGGAGGAACGCCGGTTGACGCGTGCCAACGCGGACTGGCGGTCGGAGGTCGCGCTTCCCCGCGTGGAGCGGAGGGCGTTTGCGAGCCCTCATGGCGGGGAACTGGACGGGTGGGTCGTTCACCCCATCGGCGGCCGCGGCCCGGCGCCGCTCCTGGTGGAGATCCACGGCGGCCCGCACAGTTATCACGGCAACGCGTTTCCGCTGGGGTCGCTCCACGCGTTCGTGCTGGCCATGCACGGCTGGGCGGTACTCGAACTGAACCCGACCGGCTCGGGTTCCTACGACAAGGCGTTCGCACACGGCATCCGGGGTCGGTGGGGCGAGCACGATCTCCCGGAGCAGCTCGCCGCGGTGGACGCGCTCGTCGCGGCCGGGATCGCGGACCCGGCCCGGCTCGCCGTCAGCGGCTACTCCTACGGCGGCTTCATGACGGCGTGGACGATCACGCACACCGACCGGTTCAAGTCGGCGGTCGTCGGCGCACCCGTCGTCAACTTCGAGTCGTTTCACGGAACGTCGGACATCGGATTGTGGTTCGGTCCGTGGGAGCTCCGCGGCGATCTTGTGGGGCACCGGGAGACGTACCGTCGGCTGTCGCCCATCAACTACGTCCAACGCGTCGTCACGCCGACGCTGATCGTCCACGGCGAAGCCGACGATCGATGCCCGATCGGTCAAGGCGAGGAACTCTACGCGGGCCTGCTCGCCGCCGGGCGGACGCCCGCGGAGTTCATCCGGTATCCCGGACAGAGCCATGCGTTCCGGGGGTCCGGCCGCCCGAGCCACCGGGTCGACGTGGTCAGCCGCGTCGTCGAATGGGTGGAGCGGTACACGACTGAGGCGCGCTGA
- a CDS encoding VLRF1 family aeRF1-type release factor, protein MIDPRQLTQLTTLDRDNVLSMSLDIDPTKPEHQTPNPAYRIWLHRAVHDLVERLPEGRREEARRTARRILARVDETPPRGRGLAVFAGPDLWREYPLPIPLPNRVRYGRPDLMGLLWASAEYSPYAILIVARDHARIAVAYLGGVAIVDDQVLHLDPSDWRFKSGRVRTAARLSGISAGRGTQRDAFDARIDAEHRKFWHEVATSATRDLDERGIDRLILAGPEEATSAVRTALPAPLRNRIVGTIGLAATAPVEEIARRTLPLALADRHRHEGALVADVLAGGPEGDRGVAGRAATLEALMSGDVRVLVSARDVDGNVWECHACGYIAAAQAERCPMCGGAFESAALAQVLPVFARRHGATLELIGPQQSGRLADGLGGVLRHPRLARPA, encoded by the coding sequence ATGATTGATCCGAGACAGTTGACTCAGCTTACGACGCTCGACCGCGACAATGTGCTATCGATGTCGCTCGACATCGACCCGACGAAACCGGAGCACCAGACGCCGAATCCGGCGTACCGAATTTGGCTGCACCGAGCCGTGCACGATCTGGTGGAGCGGCTTCCCGAAGGGCGTCGCGAGGAAGCGCGACGGACGGCCCGCCGGATTCTTGCGCGCGTGGACGAAACCCCGCCACGCGGCCGCGGGCTGGCAGTGTTTGCAGGTCCCGATCTGTGGCGCGAATACCCCCTGCCCATCCCGCTCCCCAACCGGGTGCGGTACGGCCGGCCCGATCTCATGGGGCTGTTGTGGGCATCCGCCGAGTACAGCCCGTACGCGATCCTCATCGTGGCCCGCGATCACGCGCGGATCGCCGTCGCATACCTCGGCGGCGTCGCCATCGTGGACGATCAAGTCCTCCATCTGGATCCGAGCGACTGGCGGTTTAAGAGCGGCCGCGTCCGCACCGCCGCCCGGCTCTCCGGCATCTCCGCCGGCCGTGGCACGCAGCGCGACGCGTTTGATGCGCGCATCGATGCGGAGCACCGCAAATTTTGGCACGAGGTCGCGACGTCGGCGACCCGCGACCTCGACGAACGCGGGATCGATCGGCTGATCCTGGCGGGCCCGGAGGAGGCGACGAGCGCGGTGCGCACGGCCCTGCCGGCACCGCTCAGGAACCGCATTGTGGGCACGATCGGGCTTGCGGCAACCGCTCCCGTGGAGGAGATCGCACGTCGGACGCTGCCGCTGGCGCTCGCAGACCGTCACCGGCATGAGGGCGCACTCGTTGCGGACGTTCTGGCCGGGGGCCCCGAAGGCGACCGAGGCGTTGCCGGTCGCGCGGCGACCTTGGAGGCGCTGATGAGCGGCGACGTTCGCGTGCTCGTCTCCGCCCGCGATGTGGACGGGAACGTCTGGGAGTGCCACGCCTGCGGGTACATCGCCGCGGCTCAGGCCGAGCGGTGCCCGATGTGCGGTGGGGCGTTTGAGAGCGCGGCGCTCGCGCAAGTGCTCCCGGTGTTCGCGCGCCGCCACGGGGCGACGCTCGAACTGATCGGGCCGCAGCAATCCGGCCGCCTCGCGGACGGCCTGGGAGGGGTGCTTCGGCATCCCCGGCTCGCGCGGCCCGCGTAG
- a CDS encoding universal stress protein: MRVVLATDGSRHAERAAQWAVAFATKLGDVDVTLVNVGHIPAAPITGPGVHGVVEFRVVTESLERAGAEILARTAELFKGKAVEIRCLYRTGDPAHEILKVAEEAHADLIVLSRRGLGRIGGLILGSVSERVLHGAHCPVVVVQ, translated from the coding sequence ATGCGAGTAGTGCTCGCCACGGACGGCTCGCGACACGCGGAACGCGCGGCCCAGTGGGCGGTCGCATTTGCCACTAAGCTCGGAGACGTCGACGTGACGCTCGTCAACGTCGGGCACATCCCGGCCGCGCCGATCACCGGTCCGGGCGTACACGGCGTTGTGGAGTTCCGGGTCGTCACGGAGTCGCTCGAGCGGGCGGGTGCGGAGATCCTCGCCCGTACCGCAGAGTTGTTCAAGGGGAAGGCCGTCGAGATACGTTGTCTGTACCGCACGGGCGACCCGGCACACGAGATCCTCAAGGTCGCCGAGGAGGCCCACGCGGATCTGATCGTCCTCAGCCGGCGTGGGCTCGGCCGGATCGGCGGGCTGATCCTCGGCAGCGTCAGCGAACGCGTCCTCCACGGAGCCCACTGCCCTGTGGTCGTCGTGCAGTAG
- a CDS encoding phosphoribosyltransferase family protein, with translation MIFMDRRDAGRQLADALMRRTLEHATILGLARGGVVVAREVARALHSPFDVVVVRKIGAPGNEEFAIGAVGEDGAATLDADTIAALTIPTTYVDDAIGRAREVIRRRAALYRRDGPPELRGRTAVLVDDGIATGHTMEAAIETVRRWGAVRVVVAVPVAAQDTARRLRGLVDELVVLSEPAHFMAVGQFYRLFPQVSDDDVQDALGMPAGTAREAGPQPA, from the coding sequence ATGATCTTCATGGATCGCCGAGACGCCGGCCGGCAGCTGGCCGACGCGCTGATGCGACGCACCCTCGAACACGCTACGATCCTCGGGCTCGCGCGGGGCGGTGTGGTCGTCGCCCGAGAAGTCGCCCGCGCGCTCCACTCCCCCTTTGACGTCGTCGTCGTGCGCAAGATCGGCGCGCCGGGCAATGAGGAGTTCGCGATCGGCGCCGTTGGAGAGGATGGCGCGGCAACGCTCGACGCCGACACGATCGCCGCGTTGACGATCCCGACCACCTACGTCGACGACGCGATCGGACGCGCCCGCGAGGTGATCCGGCGACGCGCGGCCCTGTACCGGCGCGACGGACCGCCCGAGCTCCGCGGCAGAACGGCCGTGCTCGTCGATGACGGGATCGCGACGGGACACACGATGGAGGCCGCGATCGAAACCGTGCGGCGCTGGGGGGCCGTGCGGGTCGTCGTCGCAGTCCCCGTGGCCGCGCAAGACACGGCCCGGCGTCTGCGGGGCCTGGTCGACGAGCTCGTGGTGCTGTCCGAACCGGCCCACTTCATGGCCGTCGGGCAGTTCTACCGGTTGTTCCCGCAAGTGAGCGACGACGACGTGCAAGACGCGCTCGGGATGCCGGCCGGAACGGCCCGCGAGGCCGGCCCGCAGCCGGCGTAG
- a CDS encoding RtcB family protein has product MSVSRTIARLRRLDAYRWEIPVDYRPGMRVPGVIYADERVLPDLEEDRAIDQVANAATLPGVVRWVVAMPDIHWGYGFPIGGVAAMRFDDGVVSPGAVGYDINCGVRLLRSALSEEEIRPHLAALADRLFHAVPTGVGAQGGLVLDRAALDDVLVGGAAWAVGRGLGRPGDLRHIESQGTIPGARPETVSARACVRGRDQLGTLGAGNHFLEVQRVDEIYDRDLAAAFGVNRLGQITVLLHCGSRGFGHQVCDDYLRLCAPRAAGYGITLVDRQLACAPIRSPEGEAYLGAMAAAANYAFANRQVMTHRVREVFEEVLGRTAASLDIEIVYDVAHNMAKIEEHVVDGRRLTVCVHRKGATRGFPAGHPDVPSEYRDVGQPVFVPGDMGRYSYVVVGTQRALADAFGSAPHGAGRLRSRGAARRLLRGVDLVDALARRGVLVRAKSRGLLAEEASEAYKDVADVVRVSDGAGLTRRVVRLRPLAVIKG; this is encoded by the coding sequence ATGAGCGTCTCCCGAACGATCGCGCGCCTGCGGCGGCTCGACGCCTACCGGTGGGAGATCCCCGTGGACTACCGACCGGGGATGCGCGTACCGGGCGTCATCTACGCGGATGAGCGCGTGCTGCCCGATCTCGAGGAGGATCGCGCGATCGATCAGGTCGCGAATGCCGCGACGCTGCCGGGCGTGGTGCGTTGGGTCGTCGCCATGCCAGACATCCATTGGGGGTACGGCTTCCCGATCGGCGGCGTGGCGGCGATGCGCTTCGACGACGGCGTCGTCTCCCCGGGTGCCGTGGGCTACGACATCAACTGCGGCGTTCGTCTGCTGCGCAGCGCCCTGAGCGAGGAAGAGATCCGGCCACACCTCGCCGCGCTGGCCGACCGACTGTTCCACGCGGTCCCCACCGGTGTCGGCGCGCAGGGCGGTCTCGTGCTCGACCGAGCAGCGTTGGACGACGTCCTCGTCGGCGGCGCCGCGTGGGCCGTCGGGCGAGGCCTGGGGCGCCCGGGCGATCTCCGCCACATCGAGTCACAGGGCACCATCCCCGGCGCGCGCCCCGAGACCGTGAGCGCGCGGGCGTGCGTCCGCGGTCGGGATCAACTCGGCACCCTCGGCGCGGGAAACCACTTCCTCGAGGTGCAACGGGTCGATGAGATCTACGACCGCGACCTCGCTGCGGCGTTCGGCGTCAACCGGCTCGGGCAGATCACCGTGCTGCTCCATTGCGGCTCTCGAGGGTTCGGGCACCAGGTCTGTGACGACTACCTGCGTCTCTGCGCGCCGCGCGCGGCGGGCTACGGGATCACCCTGGTCGACCGCCAGCTGGCGTGCGCGCCGATCCGGTCTCCCGAAGGTGAGGCGTATCTCGGGGCGATGGCCGCCGCCGCCAATTACGCGTTCGCCAACCGGCAGGTCATGACGCACCGGGTCCGCGAGGTGTTCGAGGAGGTCCTCGGTCGCACCGCCGCGTCGCTCGACATCGAGATCGTGTACGACGTCGCGCACAACATGGCGAAAATCGAAGAACACGTGGTCGACGGGCGGCGGCTGACGGTGTGCGTGCACCGCAAGGGTGCGACACGCGGATTCCCCGCGGGGCACCCGGACGTGCCGTCCGAATATCGGGACGTCGGCCAGCCGGTGTTCGTCCCGGGAGACATGGGCCGGTACTCGTACGTCGTCGTCGGGACCCAGCGTGCACTCGCGGACGCGTTTGGGTCGGCCCCGCACGGCGCGGGGCGGCTGCGCAGCCGCGGGGCCGCCCGGCGCCTGTTGCGCGGCGTCGATCTCGTGGACGCGCTCGCCCGGCGCGGCGTGCTCGTCCGCGCCAAGAGCCGAGGGTTGCTCGCCGAGGAAGCGTCGGAAGCGTACAAGGACGTGGCGGATGTCGTGCGGGTGAGCGACGGGGCGGGCCTCACACGACGCGTCGTACGACTCCGACCGCTCGCTGTCATCAAAGGGTGA
- a CDS encoding archease, translating into MSAKGRRNGLRPFETFEHTADIGLIVRGRTLRALYVNAAYGLVSLIVDPRGLREAIVERVTVSASDRETLLAAWLNEILYLLDARRFLPRRCRVRSLTETALEADLVGDAFDERRHTSRRVVKAATYHNLELTRINGGWEARVLLDV; encoded by the coding sequence ATGAGCGCGAAGGGGCGCCGGAACGGGCTGCGGCCGTTCGAGACGTTTGAGCACACAGCCGATATCGGGCTGATCGTCCGCGGGCGGACGCTGCGGGCGCTCTACGTCAACGCGGCGTACGGGCTGGTCTCGCTGATCGTTGATCCCCGCGGCCTCCGCGAGGCCATCGTCGAGCGCGTCACCGTCTCCGCCTCCGACCGTGAGACGCTGCTCGCGGCATGGCTCAATGAGATCCTGTATCTGCTGGACGCCCGGCGATTTCTTCCGCGCCGGTGCCGCGTGAGGTCACTCACCGAGACCGCGCTCGAGGCCGATCTTGTCGGGGATGCGTTTGACGAGCGTCGGCACACGTCCCGTCGGGTGGTGAAGGCGGCAACGTATCACAATCTCGAGCTCACGCGAATCAACGGCGGGTGGGAAGCCCGGGTCCTCCTCGACGTCTGA
- a CDS encoding YbaK/EbsC family protein: protein MQPTCVDRLCAYLREQGIAHTASHHPTRFTAQELAQVEHVPGNLVAKVVLILADETLEMVVLPATMKVDAELVEAETGAERVRLAREDEFEHVFPDCEVGAMPPFGQLYHVPVLVDSTLARDPVILFNAGTHQDVITMSYTDFERLVKPRVGRFSRVAQAA, encoded by the coding sequence ATGCAGCCTACATGCGTCGACCGCTTGTGCGCCTATCTCCGGGAACAGGGCATCGCGCACACGGCCAGCCACCATCCGACCCGATTCACAGCCCAGGAGCTCGCCCAGGTGGAGCATGTTCCCGGCAACCTGGTCGCCAAGGTCGTCCTGATCCTCGCCGACGAGACACTGGAAATGGTCGTGCTGCCGGCGACGATGAAGGTGGACGCGGAGTTGGTGGAGGCCGAGACCGGCGCCGAACGCGTCCGACTCGCCCGCGAGGACGAGTTCGAGCACGTGTTTCCGGACTGCGAAGTCGGCGCGATGCCGCCGTTTGGCCAGCTCTACCACGTCCCCGTGTTGGTGGACTCGACGTTGGCGCGGGATCCGGTGATCCTGTTCAACGCCGGCACCCACCAGGACGTGATCACGATGTCCTACACCGACTTCGAGCGGCTGGTGAAGCCGCGGGTCGGGCGCTTCTCGAGAGTCGCTCAGGCAGCCTGA
- a CDS encoding biotin/lipoyl-containing protein, with the protein MRTPVAAVMLALLVASLGVAPRAAAQRSPVVVHAAIGGTVVAQGLVRAGQAVKQGDPLVYVQTATSPTPALAAVAPADGQVARVAVKPGDTVKIGDPVVEIQPP; encoded by the coding sequence ATGCGGACGCCGGTTGCGGCGGTGATGTTGGCGCTCCTGGTCGCCTCGCTTGGCGTGGCGCCGCGGGCGGCTGCCCAGAGATCTCCCGTCGTCGTGCACGCAGCGATCGGGGGAACGGTCGTGGCCCAGGGCTTGGTGCGCGCCGGCCAGGCGGTCAAGCAGGGCGACCCCCTCGTCTACGTGCAAACCGCGACAAGTCCCACGCCTGCGCTTGCCGCGGTCGCCCCGGCCGACGGTCAAGTCGCCCGCGTTGCCGTCAAACCCGGGGACACCGTCAAGATCGGCGATCCGGTGGTCGAGATCCAGCCCCCGTAA
- a CDS encoding dienelactone hydrolase family protein — MPIGERAVRISVEGGTLEGVLEIPEGARAIVLFAHGSGSSRHSPRNRLVASALREVGLGTLLTDLLTPDEGTADAVTAHLRFDLALLGARLLAVTDWVLRDHDTRGLRIGYFGASTGAAAALIAAAERPAVGAIVSRGGRPDLAGDALARVRAPTLLIVGERDHTVLALNRDALRALQTEKELAIVPGATHLFEEPGTLVAVALLARAWFVRYLAGTGE, encoded by the coding sequence ATGCCTATCGGGGAGCGGGCGGTCCGGATCTCCGTCGAAGGCGGCACGCTTGAGGGTGTGCTGGAGATTCCGGAGGGGGCCCGGGCGATTGTGCTGTTCGCGCACGGGAGCGGCAGCAGTCGCCACAGTCCCCGGAACCGGCTCGTCGCCAGCGCACTCCGCGAGGTCGGTCTTGGGACGCTGCTGACGGACCTGCTGACACCCGACGAGGGGACGGCGGATGCGGTGACCGCCCACCTGCGATTTGATCTCGCACTCCTGGGCGCGAGGTTGCTCGCGGTGACGGACTGGGTCCTCCGCGACCACGATACCCGTGGGCTCCGGATCGGCTACTTCGGCGCCAGCACGGGCGCGGCGGCCGCGTTGATCGCGGCCGCGGAACGCCCGGCGGTCGGTGCGATCGTGTCCCGCGGAGGACGCCCCGACTTGGCCGGGGACGCGCTGGCGCGAGTTCGCGCGCCCACCCTGTTGATCGTCGGAGAACGAGACCACACGGTCCTCGCGTTGAACCGGGACGCGCTGCGTGCGTTGCAGACGGAGAAGGAGCTCGCGATCGTCCCAGGCGCAACGCACCTGTTTGAAGAGCCCGGGACCCTGGTCGCGGTTGCGCTGTTGGCGCGCGCGTGGTTTGTACGTTACTTGGCGGGGACGGGGGAGTAG
- a CDS encoding universal stress protein, with product MTTTSEPIVLAPTDMSAASIDGVAYAVGLVRRLQARLVLLHVLSQQHVDERVDAGEFVDVQLETEHARLQHWYFASVPRAAREFIQADLKVAIGDPAAEILALAETLPAEMVVMTTHGRTGLQRALLGSVAEAVVRQAPCPVLTLRAARVLVAAR from the coding sequence ATGACAACGACATCCGAACCGATCGTCCTGGCGCCGACTGATATGTCTGCGGCGTCGATCGACGGGGTAGCGTACGCTGTCGGGCTCGTCCGCCGCCTCCAGGCGCGGCTTGTGCTGTTGCATGTGCTATCGCAGCAGCACGTCGACGAACGGGTGGACGCCGGGGAGTTCGTTGACGTGCAACTCGAGACCGAACACGCGAGACTGCAGCACTGGTATTTTGCGTCGGTGCCGCGGGCGGCGCGCGAGTTTATCCAGGCCGACCTGAAGGTGGCCATCGGCGATCCGGCCGCGGAGATCCTCGCGCTCGCCGAGACCCTCCCGGCGGAGATGGTCGTGATGACGACGCACGGCCGCACGGGGCTGCAGCGAGCCCTGCTCGGGAGCGTTGCGGAGGCCGTCGTGCGGCAGGCACCCTGCCCCGTGCTCACGCTCCGGGCGGCCCGCGTGCTGGTCGCCGCGAGGTAG